taatgcatttttgctcccatttctgtcacttctccatcaaatttaaataccttttctgcaagttttttttaaacttttaagacattttcagcactttcaaACCGTTTCCACCACCTTTGTCGcacgttttaggagttgctgctttcattACTTCTTAGAAAAGCAGGAAaagcagttagatggatttctgagtgcatcctaaacctaacccaaccacactacagaactcactcacacgtgctgtcccttacaggagaaaaagccaaaagtggcacgtttgttaataaatctgcCTGTTTCGCattttaattgtctttctggaaaGACtgtattgagttaaaaaataaataaaaatcccgatttatattgtatatcacgattttgagaaaaatatctcCCAGCACTagtccaaagacatttttattaaacCTTTATTTACCACAAATTATTGACGAATCACCCTCACGTTTTGCACAAAATCGCAAATGGAAATATTGGTCCGGTTGTCacacttttaaaatcatatcATCACCCGTTTTCCTGTTCATAATTATGTGTAAATGCATCGCattgttttaaaacatgtatGTGAGCCATTACCGTGTCATTATGAGGAcggtttttaataaaaataataataaataataataataaaaaaagaaatgattaattttctttttcaaaatgtgaattttgttttttccatccATCTGTTACGATAAGGGAAAATTGGAAACCCTTCTTACAATAGAATTTCAagtagaaaaagaaagaaaacatttttttttttttattttaaaaaaaaaaggttgggcaAACAAGTTTGTTCCCTGAGATTATCAACCAATTACTTTGtttaagattaattttgtcATCTTACCACCAAACTGTGCTAAAACTAGGCCATTGTAAAATAATCTACATATAAATAAGGAAGAATCTCAGCTCTGAAGTATATATAACAATATCTAAAAATAAGCCCCAGACAGACAATGCCTAACGTCCAAAACAAGTCaaccaaaaactaaacaaaaccaTAAAATAACTGGTATTTCCTGCATTAATGCGTCTCTCACTGAACGCCAAAATAATACAAGCAAACCATTGCAAGCATCACGCGAGGACTGGGCAGGAGAGTGAATCTTTACCACTTACCAGTGTTGTATTCGACTTTCACAGTCTTTCACCACCTGTTGTAGAAATATGAAAAGACAgataataaaagaatgaattaatgaaagcaatagagaaaaagagaaagaaagaaaggaagaacgcaaaagaaaagtgaaaacaaTCATTATAAAGGATCAGAGCAAGAGAAAGAAGAAcagaaagaaggaaaagaaaattaaaaagaagagaagaagataaataaataaatgaaaggagAGAAACCTTAAAgatatattctgtatttatggGAACGTGGTTAATGCAGTGAACAGGTATCTGTCAGCGTTTCTTCGTCCGTCTTTTTTTGGCTCCATTACATCCTTCACATCAAACCAGTTATGATTTAAAAGGCAATGTCAGTTTTTGTCATCCATTAGGGGGAAATATCTATCAGTACCCCCAAGACATTTGCCAAAAAATATCTTGATTCAGGATAAAATTGTCTATAAATAGACAGCAATGAAGTTTTTTGGAAGATATGCAGCTACCCTgttagaataataaaaagagaaattaaTCAAAGTAGGAAACGTCATATTCTGTTTAAAATGatcacaacaacagcaacaagtAGAACATTCAGAAGGTTTGTAGTTGTTTGCAGCATATGAACAATCACAGACATTGTGTACCATAATTTgcataaaaaaccaaaaataaaaagttattctGAACATCTGCAAgacataataataaattaaaaaataaaacaaaaaaacacactggGAATCTTAGcaaaaagcttgtttttttttttttttactgtgttttcttTAGGTCTACGTACTTTTTTGTTACAGTTTGAAATAATTTGTAaggctgaacaattaattgcatttgtaaTGCAATTTTCTAATCGTAAAGgctgcattttcttattttttagttatttctTAGTAATAACTTATAAGTTTGTTGggagtttgatttacctaaaaaataaaaaaaatcaattctctTTACTTTTCCATGTGTTATGTTACTGACTGTCTACTAAtaagctttattattattttatgtatctgtttattttagttgtttacACACCGTTCTGTTAGGTTCAGAGAGTGTTtgagaagtgcagtccacatgtttacatgaaaGTGAAGTAGATATGTTGGacaggtaaagccacagatttgtttgctttattgttgtaatctgtgctttaaaatgtatattttatatttagttaaagtttaaataaatctaaagttgtttattatgaaacagattgatttattgcttgtgttcattgaaaaatacatgacaagacgcccttgaaaaaataattgcattttaaatcgcaatattgagggggaaaaaataaataaaaaatcgcaattacagtagaatattttccaaaattgttcagccctaatcATTCACATGCAAATTTTATTAGAATTTAAAGACACTATtggtattttttctaattaatacCATcagataaacattaaaaaaatgtaaaaaccaaCCACGCTATGGTCATTTGAAAGACttgaattaaaatacattaaatgcaATCGTCTTTGGCACCCTGAACCTTACATTAGTCACATGATTGGCCAACTATCACTTCTGTACACATTGATGCATTATGAAGATAACTCAGGAATGGCGATTAATTAAAGTGATTCAGAGATGAAGGCATACAGGGAAATGTGCTGGAAGGCCAATGACATCACCTTAAACATGAGCTTATTGAGCATCTGTTCAATAAAAGTGAAAGTCAATGAAGtcttacaaaatcctgcaaAGTGAAGATGGGAAAAGTGTCTTCAACAATGTGAAAAATCTAATACAgttattaaagggatcctccactgtttttacaaatgtggcctaaaacctttgaaatgtccttattagaaaatctatgcctaacaaaacacattattttgcaccatatttgttttattaacttttaaaactgggactactttaccctgtgtgccgccatgttgaaatgacatcattggtgACGTAATTAACCCCTTTTAGTCTATTGAGTTTTATAGGATCATTTAagagctttttcagtcaaaatgacaacttgtgttgctctaaaaatcagtaaaatttAAAGAGCTTTGTGTGCATGTAAATGAAGGCAACCAGGattcactgctgctcattacAATCAGCAGTGAATGCATTGCTGCGTTGAGCAGCAGTAGGATTATTTAATGCAcacagagctcttcttctctgcttaaCGGcatctacgaaacagcagagtgggaactgtcggGGTTAATCAcgtcatcaatgatgtcatttcaacatggagGCGCActgggtaaagtagtcccagttttaaaagttaataaaacgaatatggagCAAaagaatgtgttttgttaggcatagatcttttaataaggacatttcaaaggttttaggccacatctgtaaaaacagtggaggatccctttataaaataaaatataaataaatttaggTGACGACAGGCAAAAAACACTGGAAGTTCAGATTCATGGctggtttttaatgatttaaatcaacattttcaaatgtaattttggtATCTGAACAGGCAACTAGTGTAACCTGAAACATGAAATCTTGTGTTTcagatttctttattttaaacataaaaagtaattaaatgacaaaaaacaaaacaaacatctacagctCTTTAGAAAGCCACTACAAAAcgtattatgattttttttttttttaaataacaataaaaataataataataataataataataataataataataataataataataataataataaaaggtgttgttggtgtgtgtttgtgctttgAATCATTCTCCGTTATTAAAGTTGATATTGTTCAAATGTGTGAaattaaaaaactgaataaaaatattgtttaaaaaataaaagggcaCATTTAGACAACTTGTTTAGAAGAGTAgaagaaaaggaaataaaatgttatcGAGGATGGGGGTAGAAGACACACAGCTGTCAAAACATCTGCACAAACTCGTCCTTTTTAGGGAAATCTGCTGAGTGAACAAGTTTGGAAACACACATTGAGCTATTCGGTTTAATAAACCACGACTCTCATTTACATGTGCTTAGAGCTcatttgtaaaatatatgtattatgTATAACCTGGGGTTATTAATTATAGTTTTAGTTGCGCTGAAAGGCAAATAAACGGACGGACGTAAACACCACATGCTGAAGCTTCTGGAAACTGAAAGTCAAACGATCACATGAATCGACTCGTGCAAAAGGGGAACACAGGCGCACGTTAAGGGTCACATAATTTAACCAAATACAAGTTTTACAAGTTGTATATCAGACTCAGAAAGCACATGAGGAGAAGAGACCGCGTGGCCAGCGGAAACACGTTCAAACACTAAATTACCTTTTCGTGTTCGTGTCGGAGCTTCAGCAGCCCACCGAGCTGCTCTGCGCTCACGTTACCTTCCTCAGCCATTGTCAACCAAAGTGCAACAGAAGAAATGTGAAATTACAGTTGTTCAATGACTCCGAGAGACAAGCTCAGGGATTGTTGTGAGTCCTAAAGAAGTGTTTatgaaagcagcagcagcagcgtttGGTCGGGGCCGTGCTGCTTGTTGTCATCAATGAGGCGTTGATAGTAATCCTCAGGCTAACAGATGAGATCATCTCACACTCTCATTTCAATGCTTTTGCATCTCCTTCCGAAAACATCCACGGCTTTGTTTTAATATCCAAAGATTAGCAAATAGTCCCCGTCACTCACTGCGCTGTGCACCTCACACCAAACACCAAGATGTCTCCACACAGAGCTGCACATCCGGTCAtggctttcaaaataaaagacagcaTCCACGCTTTATacctgatttttattttatttttatttttttatttaatttcgaacatgtaaacagaatatcataagaaacatgaaaaataaaaatattctcaAAACCAATTTCACAAGTCAGtttacatttctaaaaaaaGAGTGGGAAGAAGTACACTATCCTTCATAATATAGTTGCCATATagagtagagctgggcaatatatcgagatttaagatataATAAGGCTGAGCAATCGATCACATTTTAATGGCCGTGGCTATTAATACGGAAATGTATCAGTAGACTACCAGTCTATTCATAAgaagcgcccctcattggccagtttaggtcacgtgataggtgtaccacgtgacttaaagttccgtcagttttattttagctcatatttatttttagctaccccgcaaacctttttattttagccctaacccgaATGCtatcactaaccctaaccgagaaaataccctaaaatgtttattttttttgtatatgtatttttaaagatggaatttgccatgttaaatatattaaaataagaaaacatatatatatatatatatatgacaaaaacgGGATTTGAAACCACTTGGCCATCCTGACAAACAataggcacattacgcttatttATAAAAGGTTTAGAAAACGgtacggaaacgtatcaatagcctCGAGAACTATGGGTACTTCCagttttaatcgtgatcacgatttcaGTTTCCACGATTAAAATAACCTGATtgtcggcaatatttacatttaaaatgtgggctctgctgcatatcaaatcagcagggttggggtcaattataaatgtgtaattgcgtaattgataattattacaattatgttgtaattacaattgaaattgtaattgaaaaaaatatgttgctgtcataattgtaattaaattgaaattgagttcagatcatttcaattgtaattgcaattgccaTGTAAATTCTAtacaaattgtcaattataatttaatttattttatttactttttggtAATTTTCATTTAAAGCTTCGTTTTTCACTGTACACTGTtaatatattgttgttttttttaagtggtgcaaaagaaatacagattttttcccaacatgataaataattattatcataATAGTGATTACAATactgatcaaaataatcgtgattatcattttggccgtAATCGCGCAGCCCTAATATATATCAAGTTTACTACTTTGGAGATATgtgaaattacaatatcgcctattttaatatgtatatttttgtagctACTTTTGTTTCAAAATACCGGTTTCAGGAATTATTTccttctctacttctcagaacagcaggAAAAAGCAGAGTTGGATGAATTGCTGAATGCGTTCTACCCCAGATCTACCActactcactcacacgtgctgtcccttaggagaaaaagcctaaagtggcacatattgtgcagcagtttgttaatacatgtgcctgtgtggtattttgTATCATGACTTTTCACCTGAATTGTCTGGCTGGTAAGACTTTATCCTcattaaaattatcaagattgaTATcgcatatcgccattttgagaaaaaaatattaagatatgagttttggaccatatcgcccagccctaatatagaGCATGTACCCACTTTACAGAACAAACTATACCTGACCAGTTAACTATTCTATTATAGGGCTAACACACTGTgaaaatcacgttttttttttgtattttatttttctaataatatattttttctatttaaaagatgatgacacaaaatattaacaaaatgcgaacaaaaatacacacaggaACTCCACAAacgtgcaaaacaacaacaaaaacacacaacacaaatgaaaaatacacaaaatgacaataaaaacacagaactaGATaattagaaatacacaaaatcactctaaaACACACTCAAAGTGACAGATAAACGACAAcaataatgcatgaaatgagagcaaaagcacacaaaccCTTCTTTGTCCTCttgtgtattaatgctcagcttgttcattattcttaatgctgacatgaatgttgaaaatCACCTTGTTGTGGCCTCCATGTTCTGTGATAGAAGTTTCCCATCTCTGGCCTCCTGTAAGGAAGAAAACTCTgaggcttttttctttttttaacaataataaattattattattaataataataataataataataataataataataataataataataataataataataataataataataataaacggttacgattttttttacacacaaccTTGACTTCAGAGATTTACTCTGAAAATGCGTTACAGTAGTTTCCGTTTATAGACTAAATAGAAGCAGCTTGACACTCGCTTCTCTTTCTCTCCCAGGGAACTCTGGGTAAAAATGCACGTATGCCTACATGTAAACAGTCGTCACATCCTTCAGCACCGACAAACACAGACAAGCATAGTGTTACACACTGACTGACACCGAATTATCTGTAATTCTTGATACTACAGAAGAGCTGTACACTTTAATCCCTCTAATATTGGCTATTTAACATTCAGCTGCAACATGCATTATATTTAAACATTCACATAAAGACAACTTTATGGTTATATTGTGACATAAACGAATGAAGAGGAAGTTTGGTGAAAAATATGACACAGCTGCGTTTTCCAGCCCCGCCCCCCGTGTGTGCTTAACGTTCATTGGTTGTTGGTGCTGCTTTCATTAACGTCGGAAATATCCAATATTACACTAAAAGGTTTTAACTCACGTGATTCTTTCACTTTAACTCATTTTCTAGAAAGTATAGGCAATAGGGTGCTTACCAAACTAACCAGTCGGTTGTTGCAAACtggcttttttatttatttatttatttattttagcaacTAAGAAACAGAAATATTGCTTGGATCTGCTTCTTAAATTCTCTGTACCAACTTCCCATTTAATTGTTGTACTTCTTGGACTTGCTGGATGAAGGAGGTTAAGAAGTTTAATTTAGGAACTTAATTAGAATATGGACAATTACTAAAATAATATTACTTGGAATCAATGTAATATGTTTAATTAATTTCTCATTCAGTGTTTTCCTGCCTCTTGGTCTAATAATGGTGGCTATTAACTGTTCTTACTCCTGGCTGTAAGAAAAGCATCTGATGCTTGTAGGaatttatggattttttttaaattattttattttactttaaaaataaaaataaaatatatttaataatatattatattaaatgattGAACTCAGAActgtttaatttcatttcatttcatttcatttcatttcatttcatttaaatcataGGAAAAGTGGGTTTTCTGCACTGTCAGTGAATGCAACATCTCGGGGTTCTCCCAGAATGCATTGCGACATACCCTTCTCAAAACACAACGTGTAACATGACGAACAGCGTCATGGTGATGATTCAGTAAAACATGGACGTGTAACGGCAGCTTAAACATCGGCTCAGTGTTTGTTAGATGCGATAAAAGAGCAAAGTAAGTGAATGAAAGCCTCAATGATAGAAACGTCAATATtggttatgtttttttaatctacacAGACTTGATTTATCATATCCGCTAATCGGGGTTTGTATAGATAGTAAACTTATTGCTAAAACTGATGTTCCTATTCTATCCACAGCATGTCGTGTCATCGGATGGATGACGTGATGAAGCTGTGTTGTGAACTCTCAGCCAACCAGCAGATCAGGAGCACCGTTAAAGGCTCAGGGAAAGGGGCGGCAGCAGCGGGGGGGCTGGCCTTTGCTGGAGGGTTGCTGGGGGGTCCTCTGGGCATTGCTGTGGGTACGTTACTCTCATCTATATGGGGGCTGCCCGTGGCACGTGATTGTTTAataatagaaagtgtctatttgtatggaaatgctgccaactttggtcgtttagtcgactaattggtcgaccaagattttcattggtcgaccagaCTTATTAAATATGCAGGGACTTTGACTTTCAATTTCAGCATTAAAAGTTGTTCATtatttgcaaaataataaaaaaaaaatgcgatTTTAATAATGTAGTCTACTGATATATATTTTCCAAAGCGGCGTTAATGCTCATTTCCCATTTTTTTGTTCATCCTTTCACAAACCATTTAAAATTCCAGTGTGAATGGTTTGTGGCTCTAATTATTGTCACGTTTGTCTCAgagtttttgtgcttttttttaatttatttaaattttttttacatttatttattttggtctATTTATTGacactttatattttatttcaggtactttgtttgtgtgattattATTCTTCTgttatatacaaaaaaacaaagtcaataaGTCTCTGGAATTGTGCATGTGTGACAGGTTGAGAAGTAtaaaaacgtaaacaagctAACAGCGTTCTtcaacctaacagcgtttgtcattttattccagagatcgttagtgttttaatagtgttcatattattaatattacacatattcagactccaGGAGGTGACCAGGGTTTTTCAGCTGATCCAAGCACTTTTATAAACCGATggcagcagctcagcagcagtatagAAGCAAGGGCAGTCctctcgcttccacacaggtgacctcTGTAGTTGACGGAAACacagactacctgggtctccaacGGGTGGAATttggactctacccgggaatgatgctcatatctgagcacttttataaAACCGACGAAAGATTTATTATCAAAGCAACAGACCTCCTGACCAGACTTTTGTAATtgttaacaactgtaaagtgtctttgagtttttgaaaagtgcttataaatataatgtattattattattgatggtaaagtgagatttccgagtgtgaagaGGACAGTGAGAGTTctgactttgaaaaggtaaatttacaaggtccaccattcactaaccaggtccatttttatttttattaagctattgtTTTCATTCAATTGACACATTTAAAGGAAGTGCACAATATTAACAGGtcgataagtgaaacagcactgtttagctgattggtcactgttgAAAACACAGGCATAACCTGAAATTTTAGTGCGTGTGCAGCATTAGaatttctgccttggagaccaACATGTAGAGTAGTGTGTGACAGCACTTGGAGGGAAGATGACTCTCATAAATATGATAATGAGTTAGCTGACGGACCAAATATTGGTTCCAGTTCTTAAGTTTTCctattagatttatttattttttacattcatCCATTTTACCAATTAAGAAATGCCTCATCAGGGTAAGAATATGTGAAGATGGACATGCAGTCATTGATGCAGCAGctacaaagaaagaaaagcaaatcCACTTAgaccagggattctcaaccttggagtcgggACCCTCTTTGGGGTCACGTGACACTAGGAGGGGGGtttccagatgccttcaagaaactaagaatatttttgaacaattattTTGAGCCCTTTTTTTCTGACAACTACACCGAACATGCCATAttctaacctattttcatcactttttcttgccatatttttactccttttaatgcattttggctGCTTActtacatttctgccacttctccatcaaatttcaatgcctttttctgcacattttttttcaatttcaagacattttgggcacttataaaccattttcatctaatgtcatatacagtatgttgatccattattgttacttttaacctctttttcgACATGTTACgcatatttttttgccaatttcaccccattcaccatttgtcatggctattatttgccattttaaactaattattcctactttttaaattctaTTACCCCAACCCCCTCCCTCATTTTAGCCACTTTTTAGCCAATATTGgcactttgaaacttttttttttggtaccactttttctgtctgtttttggccactgtaatttgcaacttttaatcaattgctgtggtttttaaaatgtcatttcaccactttttcaaccattcttggtcacttttaacccattttatttctgattagaacaaggatttacatcaggggtgcccaatcctggtcctcaagagccactatccagcatgttttggatgtttccctcttcccacacacctgattcaaatgattaagtCATCATCAAGTTCTGCAGAAGCCTAATaatgatcctggtcatttccATCAGGTGTGTTGggagagggaaacatctaaaacatgctggataggggctcttgaggaccaggattgggcacccctgatttccatctttaagatgactatatactatggtgcaaataataataaacttcatgaataacaatggatattattcagataaataaataaatgtggttatcacagattcatagaacaatgaccaTATAGATAGATGACCCTATAACCTTATagatggctctgtctccacatgaATGCTCATGTCTGTGTTAGACCACCTTCCCTGGTCTCAgttacctttattttgggggtgtcTAAAACAATGATGGTAGAAAAGTGAAGAACTGTACCTGGGGAAAAGCTCCCAGTTATTCCAAAGGCAGCATTGTTtcctgttttattgtgtgtcCCTTTTTACACAAAACCTAAAACATATTTCCACGTTTCAGTGTTATaatgaataagcttctctttcCTCCTTCAGGCGGCGCTGTGGGAGGCCTGATTGGCTGCTGGATGACAAGTGGACAATTCAAACCTCTGCCTCAGATCATAATGGAGCTCAGCCCTCAGCAGAAGCAGAAGCTTTACAACGACCTCATGGTCATCCTGGCAGATGTTCAGTGGACTGATGTGCTCCAGTTAACCATGCTGGTGATGAGCAACCAGGccatgaagcagcagctcaccACTGCTCTGCTGGGTTACGTCACTAAGGAGCTGCAGGCAGAGGTTCACTATGTGGACTGAACCACCATCATCTGGCATGGAATGGATGTTTGGTTAATTTGATGCTGATGAGACTTTAAACTAAACTTGAACTCATGTTGTGAAGCTGCACCAACATTGTACTGATAAGATGTGACAGAATTGAAATgcctttttaattatgtttttttaagaactgTAACTTATTAAAAGAAGGGAATTAAGTGGAGGAAACCTGTTGGTTGGTCTGATAAATGTGTTCAGACTTTAGCACAGTGAATACTTACAGTAACTGCTCCACTAATTCATATAGATCACTGCTGTATTTAAAGGACGTCAAACAAAGCTGTGCattcttttaatttgtaataaatATATTGAGTGCCATTTAattgagttttgtttttctaactgaaatgtttttttaaattattaaagtgTACAAATTATTAGGGCTGTCCCGATCCGGTATCGCtattggtccgatattagcctgaaaacgaatatcggattcaaatttctggatttttcgttatttttttcccaattcagttattttatacaattgtagaatactgtagttcttatgaaggttaaaaattatgtaaccaattggttaataataaatgggtcagtttttcctcatacctactgttgttgaatATTGTTCTCTgactaacatcacttgatcaaaccttttctaacattccacactacaaaataagtcattattttattaaagaaaagagagagagaaaagtatgattcatgctgatatcttaaatatttaattaaataatctaatattttttccattttacatAAATGTGCTAAGGTTTATATAGTACAATAATACAAGACTATGCTCACTTTAGTACTTTATGCACTGATTGGTTCATAAACCACACCCAGCTGTTTTGTATTTCTAATCACCACATAGTTTATGCATCAGTTACTCAAACCTACTACCTACTGGAAACTACTTTTGGTTATTCCAGGGTTCTGGGAGCTGGATGGACAGCTTTGACATGTCACTGCCTGAGGCCTTTGAAAAGATTTAGGtgatgtttaaagaaaaaaaagttttgctgATCGTTAagattctttattcattttaatagtTACATTGCAGTAAATCAAATGAAGATATCAGATGAAGAGAAGAAAAGCTAATCTTCTGTGTGAACAGATGCAATCTGCAGTTGGAAACGCTGTTAACtggtaaatatatattttacgcCACCATCACATTCTTAAAAATACCCATAACAGAGGAAGTCCTATGAAGCGCTGGTATTTATTTATCCCACCAAGACTGTTTCTTCATCAGGGAATTCATAGTAGGGAACCTCCAGGTTCAGAGGAGCAGGGCCTTTTCTGATTCTTCCCGATGCGTCGTAGTGGGAGCCGTGGCAGGGACAATAGTATCCTCCGTAGTCTCCGGCGTTGGCGATGGGCACACATCCCAG
This genomic window from Gouania willdenowi chromosome 6, fGouWil2.1, whole genome shotgun sequence contains:
- the zgc:112052 gene encoding protein C19orf12 homolog isoform X1, whose protein sequence is MSCHRMDDVMKLCCELSANQQIRSTVKGSGKGAAAAGGLAFAGGLLGGPLGIAVGGAVGGLIGCWMTSGQFKPLPQIIMELSPQQKQKLYNDLMVILADVQWTDVLQLTMLVMSNQAMKQQLTTALLGYVTKELQAEVHYVD
- the zgc:112052 gene encoding protein C19orf12 homolog isoform X2, whose translation is MTSGQFKPLPQIIMELSPQQKQKLYNDLMVILADVQWTDVLQLTMLVMSNQAMKQQLTTALLGYVTKELQAEVHYVD